The genome window TTAAATACTCAAGCCAATAATGTCAGTTTAGTTTTTGAAGAAACAGAATATACAGGTGATAACCAAAATGTGATCCTTGAACAATTAGAATCCCATGGTTTAACTATCCCTTATTCGTGTCGAGCAGGTATTTGTGGTCGCTGTAAAATTAAGCTTATTTCTGGGGAAGTCACTCCATTAAAACAAAGTGCCATCAAAGAAAACGGTTACATACTCGCCTGCAGCTGTATCCCAAAAACAGCGGTTAAATTAGCGTTTAACTAAGTGTTGGTTTTGCTTTTTAACACCATCAGGGGAGTAATTCTCAGATGGTGTTAAACACTCATAACTAGATTAATTAAATTAGCAAAGAAATCCATTTATTTAACTATTTTCACTAGATCTTTGCCGATCATTTAAATAGCATTACCATATAATTGACGTTTAACTTTAGATGAATATTCAAGCATGCGATCGTTCATGATCTTAATTGGATCACAAAACCGTAAAGTTCGATCGGGTAATTCTAAGATTGGTTCTGCTAATAAACATAAACTCGCAGATGGGCCAGCTTCAGCAATAATAAATGTGAAGTACTGGTTTGTATTTTCTAAACACACTTGAATTATTTGCCCCTGCTTAGGTTCATTAATATAGTGAAATGAAGAAAAATACCAACTCTTTGGCATCTGTGGTTTTAAAAAACGAAAAGCAACTAAGCTATTTAAGACTAATTCAGCTCTTTCTTCTTGAGTAATATTTAATCTTTTAGCCTGCTCATCGAATAAATAATATTCACCTGCATCTTCGATACTAAATGGCATCTCATTACGAGCAAAGACCGTTAGCATCTTAGCAGGAAAACATGAACGAAATATCATGCCGTTGGCGAGATCTAACATCACCCTATTATGGTCATGATCAAAATACCAACGCCAATGATCATCAGGTTTAATATTCATAAACGACCCTTTAGCGATTTACCGGTAAATATAGCAGAAATGATCTCTATAATGATCCTTTCTAAATTTACTCTAGAGCTTATTTTTATATGCTAAAAATTGGATCTACTAAATAAGATACGTTAGAAATATCCGGATAATATTGTTATCTAAATAGCAAATCTACTGAAAATTGAGTTCAATTTGATACAAAAATAGCCACTATTAGCAATATAGTTTAAAAGGGGGAATAAATAAACCCCCTTGACAGGTAAATTTACAATTTATTACTAGATATGATTAACAATATCTTTAATTAATTTTGGCCCATGGTAAATAAAACCAGAATAAATTTGAATTAAAGAGGCACCCGCTTCCATTTTTTCACGTGCTGCGGTAAGGGAATCAATTCCACCCACTCCAATTATTGGCAGTTTTCCATTTAATTCACGCGAAATAAGCTTAATAACTTGTGTGCTTTTTAATTGTACAGGACGACCACTTAATCCACCCGCTTCATTGCAATGATTTATCCCTTGAACCAAAGAACGATCTAACGTGGTATTCGTTGCAATAACACCATCGATATTATGTCTAACTAGGCTATCTGAAACTTGGATAATTTCCTCTTCAGATAAATCAGGCGCAACCTTTACAGCAACAGGCACATATTTTTGGTGCTGTAATTGTAATTCCAGTTGTTTTGCTTTTATGCTACTTAATAAATCATCCAGTGCTTCGCCATATTGTAATGTACGTAACCCTGGCGTATTTGGTGAGGAGATATTAATAGCAATATAACCTGCATGAGCATAGACCTTATCCATGCAAATTAAATAATCATCTTTACCTTGTTCAACAGGCGTATCTTTATTTTTACCTATATTGATTCCAATGACCCCACCGTAATTCGATTTCTTGACGTTCTCGACAAGGTTATCGACACCTTTATTATTAAAGCCCATCCGGTTAATTAAACCTTCAGCTTCTACAAGTCGAAATAACCGCGGTTTGTCATTACCAGATTGGGGACGAGGAGTTACTGTACCAATTTCTATAAACCCAAAACCCATTGCGCCAAATGCATCAATACATTCACCATCTTTATCTAAACCCGCAGCAAGCCCTAGTGGGTTTTTGAAGGAAAGCCCCATACATTGAACGGGCTTAGTGGCAACTGATTGGCGAATAAGACATTGGAAAGGGGAATGATTCAAACGTTGAAGCTGGCGAAAAGTCAATTCATGCGCTTTTTCGGGGTCGAACTGGAATAGTGCCTTGCGGGCAAGGTGATATAGCATATCCAATAACCTATTTTTACTAGTACGTTTCAATAGAGTAGACATCATGTCGCACGCTAAAACCCCGCCAAATACAATTTGCCGAGCTTTCATTCATACATGCGATTTTTTCGTCGGATAAAACGCGCTACAGATTACCCTATCTTATTGCCCTTTTACCACGAAAAAATCAATAAAAATGCATTTGTCTGGGTTTTCGAGGGAAAAACAACCATTTTATGAGAGTTATCTCTCATTTAATATTCCACTTTTGTCATAAACAATAATAAGCCGCTAAATTAAATTTTAGCGGCTTATTAAAACCAATAATTGGCTAGCTATATATAAACTAGCTTTCTAACGCTTTGGTTATTTTTTCAAATAGATCACCAGAAAGGTTATCAAGCGCTTTTAACTGCTCAAGCACTTTGCGCATCTGTGCTTGGCGCTTTGCATCATAACGTTTTAAACGGATCAACGGCTCAATCAGCCTTGATGCTACCTGTGGATTACGCGTATTCAGATCGACTAAAATTTCATACAAGAATTGGTAACCACTGCTATCTTCTGCATGGAAATTAACTGGATTCCCTGCAGTGAAGGCACCAACAAGTGAGCGAACACGGTTAGGATTGCTCATACTAAATGAACGGTGATTCAATAATTCACGTACATTGGTAAGGGCTTCTTTCGCTGGATTTGCGCCTTGTAATGTAAACCACTTATCCATAACTAACCCGTCATGGTGCCAACGCTCATCAAAGTCTGCCATTAACTGCTCTTTACAAGCTAACTGTGATTCATTTGCTGCGGTCAATGCAGCCAGCGAATCCGTCATGTTATCGGCAGATTGGTATTGTTCCAGCACTAATTTGTTCGCCAGCTCGCTATCGTCACCCGCGGCTAAGTATTGCAGGCAAATGTTACGCAATGAGCGTTTAGCAATATCTTGGTGATCAACACGATAGCCATCAATATTAATGGAACGATAAACAGAGAGAAGTTCATCATGCATTTCTACCGCTAATTGATGATGGATAAAGTTCACCACTTCATGGATTGCGACAGGGTCGATAACCGTAAATAATTCGGCAAGCTCATTTTCGGAAGGTAATGTTAATATCAATGCGACTAACGCAGGATCAATCGAATCACTTAATAATACCCCACGGAAAGCATCAACCACCGACTCAGGCAAAACTAATGCCTCTCCGTTTTTGATAATGAGCCACGTTAATTTTTACATAATTATTAATTAGTTGCTGCGCGGCATCCCAACGAGCAAATTCATTGCTTGCATGCTGCATCAAGAAAGCTAATTGCTCATCCGTGTAGTTGTAATCTAATTTTACAGGGGCTGAAAACTCACGTAATAAGGATGGAACTGGACGACTTGTCACCTCATCAAATACAAACGTTTGAGTTTCTTGCGTAATGTTTAGCACTGAATTTACAACACTACCATCACGTTTTAGCGTAATAATTCCACCTTGCTCATCATAGAGCTCAATATCCAATGGGATATGCAATGGTTTCTTTTCAGCTTGATCTGCTGTAGGTGGCGTCATTTGGCTAACATGTAGGGTATATTGCTGTTTTTTCTGGTGAATATTCATCACGTACAGTTAAAACTGGTGTCCCTGATTGGCTATACCAACGACGAAATAGTGATAAATCAACATTTGATGCATCTTCCATCGCCTGCACAAAATCGTCACAGGTTGCCGCACTGCCATCATGGCGATGAACATAAAGTTGTATTCCCGCTTGGAACATTTCCTCACCGAGCAGTGTATGGATCATGCGAATAACTTCAGAACCTTTTTCATACACCGTTAAGGTATAGAAATTGTTCATTTCAATGACTTTGTCAGGACGGATCGGGTGCGCCATTGGGCTTGCATCCTCAGCAAACTGGGCTGAACGCATCACTTTGACATTGTTAATACGGTTAACTGAGCGGGAGCCTAAATCAGAGCTAAATTCTTGATCGCGAAAAACGGTTAACCCTTCTTTTAGGCTTAATTGAAACCAGTCACGACAAGTAATGCGGTTTCCTGTCCAATTATGGAAATATTCATGGCCAATCACAGATTCGATATTCAGATAATCTTTATCCGTCGCGGTTTCGCTTTTAGCTAAAACATATTTAGAGTTAAAGACATTCAGCCCTTTATTTTCCATTGCTCCCATGTTGAAGAAATCAACGGCAACAATCATATAGATATCAAGGTCATACTCTAAACCAAAGCGTTCTTCATCCCATTTCATTGCATTTTTAAGAGACTGCATTGCCCAAGGAGCACGGTCTAAATTACCTTTATCAACAAAAAGTTCTAACGCAACTTCACGGCCACTACGAGTCACAAAGGTGTCTTTTAAAACGTCAAAATCGCCTGCTACTAAGGCAAATAAATAACTTGGTTTTGGGAATGGGTCTTCCCACTTAACCCAATGGCGACCGTCTTCTAACTCACCTTCTGCGATACGGTTACCATTTGACAGTAAATAAGGATAACGTGATTTATCTGCTGTAATTGTAGTGGTATAGCGAGCCAGCACATCTGGTCGGTCTTGGTAATAGGTAATATGGCGAAAACCTTCCGCTTCACATTGTGTGCATAGCGCCTCACCTGAAACATATAGCCCTTCTAGCGCTGTATTTTTTTCAGGACTAATTTCATTCACAATCCGCAGTGTGAATGATTCAGGTAATGACTCAATAATCAATTTACCTTCAGATTCTTTATAGTTTTGCCACGCTTTGCCATCGACTTCGAGGCTGACTAACGATAAATCTTCGCCATTGAGTTCAAGCGTTGAAGATTGCGGATTAAGGCGTTTTACCTTGCTTACTGCGGTAACCACTGTCTTCACTGGGTCAAGATTAAAATCGAGGTCAATTTCTGTAATTGTGTAATCAGGTGCTTGATAATCCTGACGATATTTCGCTTGTCTTAACTGGGTCATAAGTAACCTTTTAATTCGTTATATTCAATATCGTACTTCTTTAATACTTATACAATACTATAAGCCACAATAATGTGAATGGATTTGAGAAACATTTTCATCAAAAAATGTTATCTATTTTTATGGCTATGTTAGCTTTGTATGTCTCACCCTACTTAACTTTGTTAAAAATTCGTTTGTTTGTTGGTGCTATAGCACTATTAAATATTTTATGGCGTGTTAGTATCTTTTCGTGATTAATGCTTTTGTCTGTTTCTATGGGCAGAATATACATAAAACGTATTTATTTGATTTCATAGTAATACAGAAAGGCAATACGCGAATTTAGGTTGCCGTGCTCCTTGAAAACAAGAGATAGAATAACACTTCTATCTTTTGCTAAAGTGGGTATACTTTTGCAACTTTAACGATTTAGCTAACGACTATTGCTGCTTTTATCTCATTGTGACTTTTTGGAAAACAAGAGTAAAAATGAATAGCATTAGTGGTAAAGATAAGCTCCGCGAGGATGTCTGCGTGCCATGAATTTAGACGCTACACCAATTATTACATCACTGCTTGATACCGATGCTTACAAGCTTCATATGCAGCAGGCCGTTTTCCACCGTTACCACCAGGTACCGGTTGTCGCTGAGTTCCGCTGTCGTAGCAGTGAGATCTTAGGTGCTTACGCCGATGAAATTAGGCAACAAATTCAGTTAATGGCTAAATTGTCACTTTCTGATGATGAGCTGAATTTTCTCCGCCGCTTACCTTTCTTCCAAGAAGACTATCTTATGTGGTTAAAGTCATTCCGCTTTAACCCAGAACAAGTCGTTGTCAGCACCACAAATGAAGGTCAGTTAGCGATCCGCATCAGTGGGCCTTGGCGTGAAGTGATTATGTGGGAGGTACCGCTCCTTGCATTGGTCAGTGAAATCATCCAAAAAGATAGGCACCCAAACATTCATCCTGATGATGCTGTTCAGCAACTCAAAAAGCTGCTAAATGTTTTCTATCAGCAAGCCGATGAACACCAACTTGATTTGTCTAACTTTAAGCTCATGGACTTTGGCACGCGCCGCCGTTTCTCCTACGACGTACAATCCGCCATTGTTTCAATGCTTAAACAAGAGTTTCCTTATCTTGTTGGGACGAGCAATTACAAACTTGCACACGAATTAGATTTATCCCCTGTTGGCACACAAGCCCATGAGTGGTTCCAAGCCCATCAACAAATCAGCCCTGAGTTAGCAAATAGCCAACGTGAGGCATTGCAGAGCTGGCTTGATGAATACCCTAATCACCTAGGTGTGGCATTAACTGACTGTATCACCATGGATGCCTTTTTGCGTGATTTTGATGCTAACTTTGCGAACCGCTACCAAGGGTTGCGTCATGACTCAGGGGACCCGATCGAATGGGGTGAAAAAGCCATCGCTCATTACCAAAAATTGGGTATTGACCCGATGAGCAAAACGTTAGTGTTCTCTGACAGCTTAGACTTACAAAAAGCACTTGAGTTATATCGTTATTTTCATCAGCGGATTAACCTTGTTTTTGGTATCGGTACTCGTCTAACCTGCAATATTCCACATGTAACCCCGTTGAATATTGTGATTAAGCTCGTCGAGTGCAATGGTAAGCCTGTCGCTAAGCTCTCAGATAGCCCAGGCAAAACCATTTGTGAAGATGATGAGTTCGTCAACCAACTCAGAAAAGCGTTTGACCTACCTAAAATGGAAAAAGCCAGCTAATTAAGTCGCTTTTCCCTAGCTCTGAGTAAGAATTTGCACTTTTCTTGCCCAGAGCTTCAAAACCCCCTTTTTCTTTTATTCACTTACTATTACTATAGCTTTTAAGCTCAATAACCATGCTTCGCTTCAACAGAAATGTTTTATCGCGATTTTTTACTTGTTTCCTAACAAATGGCAAGTAACATAGAGCTTTGGCCCCTGAAAAATGGGTTTAATATTGAAGAAGCCTTATTAATCTGCTTCATCCGCCATTCGCATAATAACAATGTTGTTGTGCCTTTGAACTCGGTGTTGAATATTCCTATTACGAAAGTTGGAATACACCCTAAATAATTCGAGTTGTAGGAAGGCGGCTAGCAAATTGAGCCCTAGGAGCATACATAAGTATGTGACTAGGGTCAGTTTGTGAAGCCAACACACCTACAGCTCGAAGTATGACGGGTTGCAGATGCATAAGATTAACCATTATATAGAAGAGAGTGAATTATATGATAGTAGCGCCTGTAGTCGACGTACTGCAAGGCCGAGTGGCGGTAGGCACAGAAGTCACCGTTCAAGGCTGGGTACGTACAAGGAGAGATTCAAATGCTGGTTTTTCTTTCCTCGCCGTTTATGACGGTTCTTGCTTTAATCCGTTACAGGCTATCATTAATAATAATTTACCTAATTATAATGACGAAGTCCTGCATCTCACAACGGGTTGTTCGGTTGAAGTTACGGGTACCGTAAAAGAATCCCCAGGCCAAGGTCAATCATTTGAACTTGAAGCCACAAACGTTAAAGTGGTTGGTTGGGTTGAAGACCCTGACACCTACCCAATGGCAGCAAAACGCCACAGCGTTGAGTTCTTACGTGAAGCAGCCCACTTGCGCCCGCGCACTAACTTAATTGGTGCCGTTGCGCGTGTGCGCCACACTTTAGCGCAAGCTATCCACCGTTTCTTTGATGAACAAGGCTACTTCTGGGTTTCAACTCCAGTGATCACTGCGTCAGACACCGAAGGCGCGGGTGAAATGTTCCGTGTTTCCACGTTGGATTACAACAACCTGCCACGTAATGACAAAGGTGAAGTTGACTTTAGCGAAGATTTCTTTGGCCGCGAAGCTTTCTTGACTGTTTCAGGCCAACTGAACGGTGAAGCCTACGCAACCGCAATTAGCAAAGTCTACACTTTCGGCCCAACCTTCCGTGCTGAAAACTCAAATACTAGCCGTCACTTAGCTGAATTCTGGATGGTCGAACCTGAAGTGGCTTTTGCTTCTTTAGATGATGTCGCAGGCCTTGCAGAAAAAATGCTGAAATTCGCCTTCAAAGCTGCCCTTGAAGAACGCCGTGATGACTTAGAATTCTTTGCACAACGTGTTGATAAAGACGTTATCAACCGCTTAGAAAGCTTTGTTAACTCAGACTTTGCACAAGTTGATTACACGGATGCCATTAAAATCCTAGAAACTTGTGGTCAAAAATTCGAAAACCCAGTTTATTGGGGCGTCGATATGTCGTCTGAGCATGAGCGTTACCTTGCTGAGCAACACTTTAAAGCCCCTGTGGTTGTGAAAAACTACCCGAAAGACATCAAAGCGTTCTATATGCGCCTTAATGAAGATGGCAAAACCGTTGCTGCGATGGACGTATTAGCACCGGGTATTGGCGAAATCATCGGTGGATCACAGCGTGAAGAACGTCTTGATATGCTCGATGCCCGCCTTGAAGAAATGGGCATGAATAAAGAAGATTACTGGTGGTACCGTGATCTGCGCCGTTATGGCACCGTTCCTCACTCAGGTTTCGGCCTTGGTTTTGAGCGTTTAGTGGCTTATGTCACTGGTGTGGGTAACGTACGTGAAGTGATTCCATTCCCACGTACCCCAAGAAATGCAGCGTTCTAATAACGGCTTTTCTGTATTAACACCCTAATTTACGGGCCAGCTGATGTTGGCCCGTTACTTTTCAGCCCTAATATACTTT of Providencia rettgeri contains these proteins:
- the pepN_3 gene encoding Aminopeptidase N: MTQLRQAKYRQDYQAPDYTITEIDLDFNLDPVKTVVTAVSKVKRLNPQSSTLELNGEDLSLVSLEVDGKAWQNYKESEGKLIIESLPESFTLRIVNEISPEKNTALEGLYVSGEALCTQCEAEGFRHITYYQDRPDVLARYTTTITADKSRYPYLLSNGNRIAEGELEDGRHWVKWEDPFPKPSYLFALVAGDFDVLKDTFVTRSGREVALELFVDKGNLDRAPWAMQSLKNAMKWDEERFGLEYDLDIYMIVAVDFFNMGAMENKGLNVFNSKYVLAKSETATDKDYLNIESVIGHEYFHNWTGNRITCRDWFQLSLKEGLTVFRDQEFSSDLGSRSVNRINNVKVMRSAQFAEDASPMAHPIRPDKVIEMNNFYTLTVYEKGSEVIRMIHTLLGEEMFQAGIQLYVHRHDGSAATCDDFVQAMEDASNVDLSLFRRWYSQSGTPVLTVRDEYSPEKTAIYPTC
- the pyrD gene encoding Dihydroorotate dehydrogenase (quinone) — protein: MKARQIVFGGVLACDMMSTLLKRTSKNRLLDMLYHLARKALFQFDPEKAHELTFRQLQRLNHSPFQCLIRQSVATKPVQCMGLSFKNPLGLAAGLDKDGECIDAFGAMGFGFIEIGTVTPRPQSGNDKPRLFRLVEAEGLINRMGFNNKGVDNLVENVKKSNYGGVIGINIGKNKDTPVEQGKDDYLICMDKVYAHAGYIAINISSPNTPGLRTLQYGEALDDLLSSIKAKQLELQLQHQKYVPVAVKVAPDLSEEEIIQVSDSLVRHNIDGVIATNTTLDRSLVQGINHCNEAGGLSGRPVQLKSTQVIKLISRELNGKLPIIGVGGIDSLTAAREKMEAGASLIQIYSGFIYHGPKLIKDIVNHI
- the pepN_1 gene encoding Aminopeptidase N codes for the protein MPESVVDAFRGVLLSDSIDPALVALILTLPSENELAELFTVIDPVAIHEVVNFIHHQLAVEMHDELLSVYRSINIDGYRVDHQDIAKRSLRNICLQYLAAGDDSELANKLVLEQYQSADNMTDSLAALTAANESQLACKEQLMADFDERWHHDGLVMDKWFTLQGANPAKEALTNVRELLNHRSFSMSNPNRVRSLVGAFTAGNPVNFHAEDSSGYQFLYEILVDLNTRNPQVASRLIEPLIRLKRYDAKRQAQMRKVLEQLKALDNLSGDLFEKITKALES
- the asnS gene encoding Asparagine--tRNA ligase encodes the protein MIVAPVVDVLQGRVAVGTEVTVQGWVRTRRDSNAGFSFLAVYDGSCFNPLQAIINNNLPNYNDEVLHLTTGCSVEVTGTVKESPGQGQSFELEATNVKVVGWVEDPDTYPMAAKRHSVEFLREAAHLRPRTNLIGAVARVRHTLAQAIHRFFDEQGYFWVSTPVITASDTEGAGEMFRVSTLDYNNLPRNDKGEVDFSEDFFGREAFLTVSGQLNGEAYATAISKVYTFGPTFRAENSNTSRHLAEFWMVEPEVAFASLDDVAGLAEKMLKFAFKAALEERRDDLEFFAQRVDKDVINRLESFVNSDFAQVDYTDAIKILETCGQKFENPVYWGVDMSSEHERYLAEQHFKAPVVVKNYPKDIKAFYMRLNEDGKTVAAMDVLAPGIGEIIGGSQREERLDMLDARLEEMGMNKEDYWWYRDLRRYGTVPHSGFGLGFERLVAYVTGVGNVREVIPFPRTPRNAAF
- the zapC gene encoding Z-ring-associated protein C — its product is MNIKPDDHWRWYFDHDHNRVMLDLANGMIFRSCFPAKMLTVFARNEMPFSIEDAGEYYLFDEQAKRLNITQEERAELVLNSLVAFRFLKPQMPKSWYFSSFHYINEPKQGQIIQVCLENTNQYFTFIIAEAGPSASLCLLAEPILELPDRTLRFCDPIKIMNDRMLEYSSKVKRQLYGNAI
- the pncB gene encoding Nicotinate phosphoribosyltransferase, with the translated sequence MNLDATPIITSLLDTDAYKLHMQQAVFHRYHQVPVVAEFRCRSSEILGAYADEIRQQIQLMAKLSLSDDELNFLRRLPFFQEDYLMWLKSFRFNPEQVVVSTTNEGQLAIRISGPWREVIMWEVPLLALVSEIIQKDRHPNIHPDDAVQQLKKLLNVFYQQADEHQLDLSNFKLMDFGTRRRFSYDVQSAIVSMLKQEFPYLVGTSNYKLAHELDLSPVGTQAHEWFQAHQQISPELANSQREALQSWLDEYPNHLGVALTDCITMDAFLRDFDANFANRYQGLRHDSGDPIEWGEKAIAHYQKLGIDPMSKTLVFSDSLDLQKALELYRYFHQRINLVFGIGTRLTCNIPHVTPLNIVIKLVECNGKPVAKLSDSPGKTICEDDEFVNQLRKAFDLPKMEKAS
- the pepN_2 gene encoding Aminopeptidase N — its product is MNIHQKKQQYTLHVSQMTPPTADQAEKKPLHIPLDIELYDEQGGIITLKRDGSVVNSVLNITQETQTFVFDEVTSRPVPSLLREFSAPVKLDYNYTDEQLAFLMQHASNEFARWDAAQQLINNYVKINVAHYQKRRGISFA